The proteins below come from a single Burkholderia humptydooensis genomic window:
- a CDS encoding class I SAM-dependent methyltransferase, producing the protein MSSDPNTAPPSAPQNIYDDASFFEGYQTLRQGDTGLNGALEFPAMKRLLPNLAGLHVLDLGCGFGDFARYARARGAATVTAVDVSSRMLDEARARTDDDAITYLQRSIETYHAATRAFDLVVSSLALHYVEDYAGVVARIYDALRSNGRFVFSVEHPICTAYPHGWVRDEDGHKQHWPVDRYRQEGRRDTRWFVDGVVKYHRTVETYVNTLLKAGFTLTHLGEPAPIPDALAVRPDLEAECRRPPMLFLAAIRAGS; encoded by the coding sequence GTGAGCAGCGATCCCAACACGGCGCCTCCGTCCGCGCCGCAAAACATCTACGACGACGCATCGTTCTTCGAAGGCTACCAAACGCTTCGACAGGGCGACACCGGCCTGAACGGCGCACTCGAATTTCCCGCGATGAAACGTCTGCTGCCGAACCTGGCGGGCCTGCACGTGCTCGACCTCGGCTGCGGCTTCGGCGATTTCGCCCGCTATGCGCGCGCGCGCGGCGCGGCGACGGTGACGGCCGTCGACGTGTCGTCGCGGATGCTCGACGAGGCGCGCGCGCGCACCGACGACGACGCGATCACCTATCTGCAGCGGTCGATCGAGACCTATCACGCGGCGACGCGCGCGTTCGATCTCGTCGTGTCGTCGCTCGCGCTGCACTACGTCGAAGATTACGCGGGCGTCGTCGCGCGGATCTACGACGCGCTGCGCTCGAACGGCCGCTTCGTGTTCTCGGTCGAGCATCCGATCTGCACCGCGTATCCGCACGGCTGGGTGCGCGACGAAGACGGCCACAAGCAGCACTGGCCCGTCGACCGCTACCGGCAGGAAGGGCGGCGCGACACGCGCTGGTTCGTCGACGGCGTCGTCAAATACCACCGGACGGTCGAGACCTACGTGAACACGCTGCTGAAGGCGGGCTTCACGCTCACGCACCTCGGCGAGCCGGCGCCGATTCCCGACGCGCTCGCGGTGCGGCCGGACCTCGAGGCGGAGTGCCGGCGCCCGCCGATGCTGTTCCTCGCGGCGATCCGGGCGGGGAGCTGA
- a CDS encoding ABC transporter permease has translation MTARTAGGAGAPAPAPRPRAIPGWAARVDKVGALIAALVAYAAFVEPFVTLRANRIAAGSELALGAVFPALHAYALDALWAAGALFALARSRAAARAAVGVVLVLVLCVALGAAPAHLVTPDTPLARVSPAAGAWLLLFAFAVLIADALARIAPTPAMRLVALAAALGALAAFIHGGFWDGLSVMQEYAVRADTFRSEAIRHLALVAGSVAAAVALGVPLGIGCTRFAALRGALLPLLNVVQTIPSIALYGLLMAPLAILAACVPLAARLGVSGIGVAPALIALFLYALLPIVSSVVVGFAQVPATVVEAALAMGMTGRERLVAIELPLALPVVLSGVRIVLVQNIGLAAVAALIGGGGFGTFIFQGIGQSATDLVLLGALPTIALALVTAVLFEAATDLAKGARR, from the coding sequence ATGACGGCGCGCACGGCGGGCGGGGCCGGCGCCCCCGCTCCCGCGCCGCGCCCGCGCGCGATTCCCGGATGGGCCGCGCGCGTCGACAAGGTCGGCGCGCTGATCGCCGCGCTCGTCGCGTACGCGGCGTTCGTCGAGCCTTTCGTCACGCTGCGCGCGAACCGGATCGCGGCGGGCTCGGAACTCGCGCTCGGCGCGGTGTTTCCGGCGCTCCACGCTTACGCGCTCGACGCGCTGTGGGCGGCAGGCGCGCTCTTCGCGCTCGCGCGCAGCCGCGCGGCCGCGCGCGCCGCCGTCGGCGTCGTACTGGTGCTCGTGCTGTGCGTGGCGCTCGGCGCGGCGCCCGCGCATCTCGTCACGCCGGATACGCCGCTCGCGCGCGTGTCGCCCGCGGCGGGCGCCTGGCTGCTGCTGTTCGCGTTCGCGGTGCTGATCGCCGACGCGCTCGCCCGGATCGCGCCCACCCCGGCGATGCGCCTCGTCGCGCTCGCCGCGGCGCTCGGGGCGCTCGCCGCGTTCATCCACGGCGGCTTCTGGGACGGGCTGTCGGTGATGCAGGAATACGCGGTGCGCGCCGACACGTTCCGCAGCGAGGCGATCCGCCACCTCGCGCTCGTCGCCGGCTCGGTGGCGGCGGCCGTCGCGCTCGGCGTGCCGCTCGGCATCGGCTGCACGCGCTTCGCCGCGCTGCGCGGCGCGCTGCTGCCGCTCTTGAACGTCGTGCAGACGATTCCGAGCATCGCGCTGTACGGCCTGCTGATGGCGCCGCTCGCGATTCTCGCCGCGTGCGTGCCGCTCGCCGCCCGCCTCGGCGTGAGCGGCATCGGCGTCGCGCCCGCGCTGATCGCCCTCTTCCTGTATGCGCTGCTGCCGATCGTATCGAGCGTCGTCGTCGGCTTCGCGCAGGTGCCGGCCACTGTCGTCGAGGCGGCACTCGCGATGGGGATGACGGGCCGCGAGCGGCTCGTCGCGATCGAGCTGCCGCTCGCGCTGCCCGTCGTGCTCTCCGGCGTGCGCATCGTGCTCGTGCAGAACATCGGCCTGGCGGCCGTCGCCGCGCTGATCGGCGGCGGCGGCTTCGGCACGTTCATCTTCCAGGGGATCGGCCAGTCCGCCACCGATCTCGTGCTGCTCGGCGCGCTGCCGACGATCGCGCTCGCGCTCGTCACCGCCGTGCTGTTCGAGGCCGCGACCGACCTCGCGAAAGGAGCGCGCCGATGA
- a CDS encoding ABC transporter ATP-binding protein encodes MIEIERVSRLFGDLAAVDDVSLAVARGTVTALVGASGSGKSTLLRMINRLIAPTSGTIRVDGVDTASVPAETLRRGIGYVIQGHGLFPHWTVARNIATVPRLLGWRAARIDARVRELLELFELDYGTYARKLPHQLSGGQQQRVGVARALAAEPAILLMDEPFGALDPIIRGKAQDDLVALQRRLKITIVIVTHDIDEALRLGDQIAVMDAGRILQAGTPAEILGRPQPGVVERLVAGLDRPLRLLALTRVAALAEPGAAPGEPIPGALTLRDAISELLWRGVSMLPVSSADGAVTTRITLDAIVAQAKRPE; translated from the coding sequence ATGATCGAGATCGAACGCGTGAGCCGGCTGTTCGGCGATCTCGCCGCGGTCGACGACGTGTCGCTCGCCGTCGCGCGCGGCACGGTGACGGCGCTCGTCGGCGCATCGGGCAGCGGCAAGTCGACGCTGCTGCGGATGATCAACCGGCTGATCGCGCCGACGAGCGGGACGATTCGCGTCGACGGCGTCGACACCGCGAGCGTGCCCGCCGAGACGCTGCGGCGCGGGATCGGCTACGTGATCCAGGGGCACGGCCTCTTTCCGCACTGGACGGTCGCGCGCAACATCGCGACCGTGCCGCGCCTGCTCGGCTGGCGCGCGGCGCGCATCGACGCGCGCGTGCGCGAGCTGCTCGAGCTGTTCGAGCTCGACTACGGCACATACGCGCGCAAGCTGCCGCACCAGTTGTCGGGCGGCCAGCAGCAGCGCGTCGGCGTCGCGCGCGCGCTCGCGGCCGAGCCCGCGATCCTGCTGATGGACGAGCCGTTCGGCGCGCTCGATCCGATCATCCGCGGCAAGGCGCAGGACGATCTCGTCGCGCTGCAGCGCAGGCTCAAGATCACGATCGTGATCGTCACGCACGACATCGACGAGGCGCTGCGGCTCGGCGACCAGATCGCGGTGATGGACGCGGGGCGCATCCTGCAGGCAGGCACGCCCGCCGAGATTCTCGGCCGGCCGCAGCCGGGCGTCGTCGAGCGGCTCGTCGCGGGCCTCGACCGGCCGCTGCGCCTGCTCGCGCTCACGCGCGTCGCGGCGCTCGCCGAGCCGGGCGCCGCGCCCGGCGAGCCGATCCCGGGCGCGCTCACGCTGCGCGACGCGATCTCCGAGCTGCTGTGGCGCGGCGTGAGCATGCTGCCCGTATCGAGCGCCGACGGCGCGGTGACGACGCGCATCACGCTCGATGCGATCGTCGCGCAGGCGAAGCGGCCGGAATGA
- the arcD gene encoding arginine-ornithine antiporter encodes MAEVTQERDVAAQSVTNRLRLGALTALVVGSMIGGGIFSLPQNMAATAEAGAILIGWAITAVGMLTLAFVFQTLANRKPQLDGGVYAYAQAGFGDYMGFSSAWGYWISAWLGNVGYFVLLFSTLGYFFPVFGEGNTPAAIAGASVLLWAVHLLVLRGIRQAAFVNLVTTVAKIVPLAVFILICFFAFKLDVFRTDIWGRTNPSLGSVMNQVRNMMLVTVWVFIGIEGASIFSARAEKRSDVGRATVIGFVGVLLVLVLVNVLSLGLMTQPQLAKLQNPSMAAVLEHVVGHWGAVLISAGLVVSLAGALLSWVLLCAEIMFSAAKDHTMPAFLRKENANHVPANALWLTNAMVQVFLLITLFSRSTYLSLIYLATSMILIPYFWSAAYALLIAVRGETYEGDARARRKDLFVAALAVLYAVWLLYAGGVKYLLLSALLYAPGALFFAKAKRELGKPVFTAAEKLIFAAAAAAALAAAYALHRGLITL; translated from the coding sequence ATGGCTGAAGTGACACAAGAACGAGACGTCGCGGCGCAATCCGTGACGAACAGGCTGCGGCTCGGCGCGCTCACCGCGCTCGTGGTCGGATCGATGATCGGCGGCGGCATTTTCTCGCTGCCGCAGAACATGGCGGCCACCGCCGAAGCGGGCGCGATCCTGATCGGCTGGGCGATCACCGCGGTCGGCATGCTCACGCTCGCGTTCGTGTTCCAGACGCTCGCGAACCGCAAGCCGCAGCTCGACGGCGGCGTCTACGCGTATGCGCAGGCAGGCTTCGGCGACTACATGGGCTTCTCGTCCGCGTGGGGCTACTGGATCAGCGCGTGGCTCGGCAACGTCGGCTACTTCGTGCTGCTGTTCTCGACGCTCGGCTATTTCTTCCCGGTGTTCGGCGAAGGCAACACGCCCGCCGCGATCGCGGGCGCATCGGTGCTGCTATGGGCCGTGCACTTGCTCGTGCTGCGCGGAATCCGGCAGGCGGCGTTCGTCAATCTCGTCACGACCGTCGCGAAGATCGTCCCGCTCGCCGTCTTCATCCTGATCTGCTTCTTCGCGTTCAAGCTCGACGTGTTCCGCACCGATATCTGGGGCCGCACGAATCCGTCGCTCGGCTCGGTGATGAACCAGGTCCGCAACATGATGCTCGTGACCGTCTGGGTATTCATCGGCATCGAGGGTGCGAGCATCTTCTCGGCGCGCGCCGAAAAGCGCAGCGACGTCGGCCGCGCGACCGTGATCGGCTTCGTCGGCGTGCTGCTCGTGCTCGTGCTCGTGAACGTGCTGTCGCTCGGCCTCATGACGCAGCCGCAGCTCGCGAAGCTGCAGAACCCGTCGATGGCGGCCGTGCTCGAGCACGTCGTCGGCCACTGGGGCGCGGTGCTCATCAGCGCCGGCCTCGTCGTGTCGCTCGCCGGCGCGCTGCTGTCGTGGGTGCTGCTTTGCGCGGAAATCATGTTTTCTGCCGCGAAGGACCACACGATGCCCGCGTTCCTGCGCAAGGAGAACGCGAATCACGTGCCGGCGAACGCGCTCTGGCTCACGAACGCGATGGTCCAGGTGTTCCTGCTGATCACGCTGTTTTCGCGAAGCACCTATCTGTCGCTGATCTATCTCGCGACGTCGATGATCCTGATCCCGTACTTCTGGTCGGCCGCCTACGCGCTTCTCATCGCCGTGCGCGGCGAAACCTACGAGGGCGACGCGCGCGCGCGCCGCAAGGATCTTTTCGTCGCCGCGCTCGCCGTGCTCTACGCGGTGTGGCTGCTGTACGCGGGCGGCGTCAAGTACCTGCTGCTGTCCGCCCTTCTCTATGCGCCGGGCGCGCTCTTCTTCGCGAAGGCGAAGCGCGAGCTCGGCAAGCCGGTTTTCACCGCCGCCGAAAAGCTGATCTTCGCGGCGGCGGCCGCCGCCGCACTCGCCGCGGCCTACGCGCTCCACCGCGGGCTCATCACACTTTGA
- the osmF gene encoding glycine betaine ABC transporter substrate-binding protein OsmF — MRVPRFSRPVRAAAAAAALAVSLCAAAPGARAAGAVTVASKIDTEGNLLGNVIAQVLKAHGIAVVDKIGLGATPIVRRALTTGQIDIYPEYTGNAAFFFNKADDPAWKNAAQGYALAKQLDYAANRIVWLAPAPANNTWGVAVLNSIAQTQHLKTFSDFGKWVGAGGKVKLAASAEFVNSASALPSFEKAYGFKLKPEQMLVLSGGDTAATIKAAAQQTDGVNAAMVYGTDGGIAATGLAVLDDDKHVQPVYAPAPIIREAVLNAHPQIADYLKPVFASLDLKTLQTLNARIQINGEPAASVAASYLKAKGFVK, encoded by the coding sequence ATGAGAGTCCCCCGTTTCAGCCGTCCCGTGCGCGCGGCCGCGGCCGCCGCCGCGCTCGCCGTTTCCCTCTGCGCCGCCGCGCCCGGCGCGCGCGCCGCCGGCGCGGTCACCGTCGCGTCGAAGATCGACACCGAAGGCAACCTGCTCGGCAACGTGATCGCGCAGGTGCTGAAGGCGCACGGCATCGCCGTCGTCGACAAGATCGGGCTCGGCGCGACGCCGATCGTCCGCCGGGCGCTGACGACGGGCCAAATCGACATCTATCCGGAATACACGGGCAACGCCGCATTCTTCTTCAACAAGGCCGACGATCCCGCGTGGAAGAACGCCGCGCAAGGCTACGCGCTCGCGAAGCAGCTCGATTACGCGGCGAACCGGATCGTCTGGCTCGCGCCCGCGCCCGCGAACAACACGTGGGGCGTCGCGGTGCTCAATTCGATCGCGCAAACGCAGCATCTGAAGACGTTCAGCGATTTCGGCAAGTGGGTCGGCGCGGGCGGCAAGGTGAAGCTCGCCGCGTCGGCCGAGTTCGTCAACAGCGCGTCCGCGCTGCCGTCGTTCGAGAAGGCGTATGGCTTCAAGCTGAAGCCGGAGCAGATGCTCGTGCTGTCGGGCGGCGACACCGCCGCGACGATCAAGGCCGCCGCGCAGCAGACGGACGGCGTGAACGCCGCGATGGTCTACGGCACCGACGGCGGCATCGCGGCCACGGGGCTCGCGGTGCTCGACGACGACAAGCACGTGCAGCCCGTCTACGCGCCCGCGCCGATCATCCGCGAGGCGGTGCTCAACGCGCATCCGCAGATCGCCGATTATCTGAAGCCCGTGTTCGCGAGCCTCGATCTGAAGACGCTGCAGACGCTCAACGCGCGAATCCAGATCAACGGCGAGCCGGCCGCGAGCGTCGCGGCGAGCTATCTGAAAGCGAAGGGCTTCGTCAAATGA
- a CDS encoding GNAT family N-acetyltransferase, protein MPPTESESSSARAPALFEIDDLCAIVLGADDIPAIQAFFERNPEYFVDTTGKPPAPDEAAVEYAGMPPADRGCTAKWTIGFRPSAPAGCNAPTPSSPVSSGAHAPLAAFATLFADMFAPGIWHVDLFIVETVRHGQGVARCIYAALEAWMRARGARWLRLGVVSGAPRAERFWARAGYACVRTVENVPMKDAVRTVRVMVKPLDGGDVRAYLDLVARDRPTRPDPD, encoded by the coding sequence ATGCCTCCGACCGAATCTGAATCTTCGTCCGCCCGCGCGCCGGCGCTCTTCGAAATCGACGACCTGTGCGCGATCGTGCTCGGCGCCGACGATATTCCCGCGATCCAGGCGTTCTTCGAGCGCAACCCCGAGTATTTCGTCGACACGACGGGCAAGCCGCCCGCACCGGACGAAGCGGCCGTCGAGTACGCGGGCATGCCGCCTGCCGACCGGGGTTGCACGGCCAAATGGACGATCGGCTTTCGGCCTTCCGCGCCGGCCGGCTGCAATGCGCCGACGCCTTCGTCGCCCGTTTCGTCCGGCGCGCACGCGCCGCTCGCCGCGTTCGCGACGCTTTTCGCCGACATGTTCGCGCCGGGCATCTGGCACGTCGATCTGTTCATCGTCGAGACCGTGCGGCACGGGCAGGGTGTCGCGCGATGCATTTATGCGGCGCTCGAGGCGTGGATGCGGGCGCGAGGGGCGCGCTGGCTGAGGCTCGGCGTGGTCAGCGGCGCGCCGCGCGCGGAGCGCTTCTGGGCGCGCGCAGGCTACGCCTGCGTGCGCACCGTCGAGAACGTTCCGATGAAAGACGCGGTGCGCACGGTGCGCGTGATGGTCAAGCCGCTCGACGGCGGCGACGTGCGCGCGTATCTCGATCTCGTCGCGCGCGATCGCCCGACGCGGCCTGATCCGGACTGA
- a CDS encoding acyl-CoA synthetase yields MAVRDIHDIEQIERVPLHARALPANTLQIFDERAAKTPDAPALTFFLDADRLDRSHTWTFAELRADIVRTANVLASVGVGAGDVAAFVLPNLPDTHFAIWGGEAAGIAMAINPLLDGAQIAELVDAARAKVLICVAPTPGVDIWPKLAPHLSAMPTVETVMWVDLRPYVPLAKRAALAWVERREKARLRGERVRIVNLHAEMRRQPGDRLIRPRTIGPDEPSSYFCTGGTTGRPKIAVRTHGCEVFDVWAASETQARDGEDARTIFCGLPLFHVNGQLVTGLMAWLRGHHVVLGTPQGYRGKHVIARFWAIVEAYRINAFSGVPTLFAALLQQPVGRHDIRSIEYAACGAAPMPVGLARGFERTTGVKIVEGYGLTESACIASLNPLDGERRIGSIGLRLPYQRMRAVIVDDTGRYVRDALVDEVGLIALAGPNVFRGYLDPAHERGLWIDIAGERWLNTGDLGRRDADGYFWLVGRKKELIIRGGHNIDPRIIEDALAAHPAVALAAAIGRPDAHAGELPVAYVQLKAGASADEAALLAFAAGAIPERAAVPKHVRILDAVPTTAVGKIFKPELQRLEIADVVAACARDAQVALERVDVVQDARRGLVAQVAVRGAHGALAERLARYAFAVDWRGEGERDGAHAHAAGATRGETAARERAS; encoded by the coding sequence ATGGCGGTTCGCGACATCCATGACATCGAGCAGATCGAGCGCGTTCCGCTGCACGCGCGCGCGCTGCCCGCCAACACGCTGCAGATCTTCGACGAGCGCGCGGCGAAGACGCCCGACGCGCCCGCCCTCACCTTCTTTCTCGACGCCGACCGGCTCGACCGGTCGCACACGTGGACCTTCGCCGAGCTGCGCGCCGACATCGTCAGGACGGCGAACGTGCTCGCGAGCGTCGGCGTGGGCGCGGGCGACGTCGCCGCGTTCGTGCTGCCGAACCTGCCCGACACGCATTTCGCGATCTGGGGCGGCGAGGCGGCCGGCATCGCGATGGCGATCAATCCGCTCCTCGACGGCGCGCAGATCGCCGAGCTCGTCGACGCGGCGCGCGCGAAGGTGTTGATCTGCGTCGCGCCGACGCCGGGCGTCGACATCTGGCCGAAGCTCGCGCCGCATCTGAGCGCGATGCCGACCGTCGAGACGGTCATGTGGGTCGATCTGCGGCCCTATGTGCCGCTCGCCAAGCGCGCGGCGCTCGCGTGGGTCGAGCGCCGCGAGAAGGCGCGCCTGCGCGGCGAGCGGGTCCGGATCGTCAATCTGCACGCCGAGATGCGGCGGCAGCCGGGCGACCGGCTGATCCGGCCGCGCACGATCGGGCCCGACGAGCCGTCGTCGTACTTCTGCACGGGCGGCACGACGGGCCGCCCGAAGATCGCGGTGCGCACGCACGGCTGCGAGGTGTTCGACGTGTGGGCGGCGAGCGAGACGCAGGCGCGCGACGGCGAGGACGCGCGCACCATCTTCTGCGGGCTGCCGCTCTTTCACGTGAACGGCCAGCTCGTGACGGGCCTGATGGCGTGGTTGCGCGGCCATCACGTCGTGCTCGGCACGCCGCAGGGCTATCGCGGCAAGCACGTGATCGCGCGCTTCTGGGCGATCGTCGAGGCTTACAGGATCAACGCGTTTTCCGGCGTGCCGACGCTTTTCGCGGCGCTGTTGCAGCAGCCCGTCGGCCGGCACGACATCCGCTCGATCGAATACGCGGCGTGCGGCGCGGCGCCGATGCCAGTCGGGCTCGCTCGCGGCTTCGAGCGCACGACCGGCGTGAAGATCGTCGAGGGCTACGGGCTCACCGAGAGCGCATGCATCGCGTCGCTGAATCCGCTCGACGGCGAGCGGCGCATCGGCTCGATCGGCCTGCGCCTGCCTTATCAGCGCATGCGCGCGGTGATCGTCGACGACACCGGGCGCTACGTGCGCGACGCGCTCGTCGACGAGGTCGGGCTGATCGCGCTCGCGGGGCCGAACGTGTTTCGCGGCTACCTCGATCCGGCGCACGAGCGCGGATTGTGGATCGACATCGCGGGCGAGCGGTGGCTGAACACGGGCGACCTCGGCCGCCGCGACGCCGACGGCTATTTCTGGCTCGTCGGCCGCAAGAAGGAGCTGATCATTCGCGGCGGGCACAACATCGATCCACGGATCATCGAGGACGCGCTCGCCGCCCACCCGGCCGTCGCGCTCGCGGCGGCGATCGGCCGCCCGGACGCGCACGCGGGCGAGCTGCCCGTCGCGTACGTGCAGTTGAAGGCGGGGGCGAGCGCTGACGAAGCCGCGCTGCTCGCGTTCGCCGCGGGCGCGATCCCCGAGCGCGCGGCGGTGCCGAAGCACGTGAGGATACTCGACGCGGTGCCGACGACCGCGGTCGGCAAGATCTTCAAGCCCGAGCTGCAGCGGCTGGAAATCGCGGATGTCGTGGCCGCGTGCGCGCGCGACGCGCAGGTCGCGCTCGAGCGGGTCGACGTCGTGCAGGACGCGCGGCGCGGGCTCGTCGCGCAGGTCGCCGTGCGCGGGGCGCACGGCGCGCTCGCCGAGCGGCTCGCGCGTTATGCGTTCGCCGTCGACTGGCGCGGCGAAGGCGAGCGCGACGGCGCACATGCGCATGCCGCCGGGGCGACGCGCGGCGAAACCGCCGCGCGCGAGCGCGCGTCGTGA
- a CDS encoding ABC transporter permease — protein sequence MRRAMKAASAARNTGAPGALGAASRRAGVTLARIAALAVLAVMLARPGWLEPLFAPFADNGAPAIYRRASLLDLTLSHLAIVAAASAAGAIVALAAGIFVTRRAGAEFLPVARSVVHIGQTFPPVAVLALAVPAIGFGVKPVLIALILYGLLPIFESTIAGLQDVPADAVDAARGMGMSGLQRLAWIELPLAFPVILNGIRLAVVINLGTATIGSTVAAKGLGDVIIAGLQTANTAFVLQGGLVVALLAVLIYDALGALGRWLAPAGAARREGCA from the coding sequence ATGAGGCGCGCGATGAAAGCCGCGAGCGCCGCGCGCAATACGGGCGCGCCGGGCGCGCTCGGCGCAGCGAGCCGGCGCGCGGGCGTCACGCTTGCGCGCATCGCCGCGCTGGCGGTGCTCGCCGTGATGCTCGCGCGGCCCGGCTGGCTCGAGCCCCTTTTCGCGCCGTTCGCCGACAACGGCGCGCCCGCGATCTACCGGCGCGCGAGCCTCCTCGACCTGACGCTGTCGCATCTCGCGATCGTCGCGGCGGCGAGCGCGGCGGGCGCGATCGTCGCGCTCGCGGCGGGGATCTTCGTCACGCGGCGCGCGGGCGCGGAGTTCCTGCCCGTGGCGCGCAGCGTCGTGCACATCGGGCAAACCTTTCCGCCCGTCGCGGTGCTCGCGCTCGCGGTGCCGGCGATCGGCTTCGGCGTGAAGCCCGTGCTGATCGCGCTGATCCTGTACGGACTGCTGCCGATCTTCGAAAGCACGATCGCGGGGCTGCAGGACGTGCCCGCCGACGCCGTGGACGCCGCGCGCGGGATGGGGATGAGCGGGCTGCAGCGGCTCGCGTGGATCGAGCTGCCGCTTGCGTTCCCGGTGATCCTGAACGGCATCCGGCTTGCGGTCGTCATCAATCTCGGCACGGCGACGATCGGCTCGACCGTCGCAGCGAAGGGACTCGGCGACGTAATCATCGCGGGGCTGCAGACGGCGAACACCGCGTTCGTGCTGCAAGGCGGCCTCGTCGTCGCGCTGCTCGCGGTGCTGATCTACGACGCGCTCGGCGCGCTCGGCCGATGGCTCGCGCCGGCGGGCGCGGCGCGGCGCGAAGGCTGCGCGTAG
- a CDS encoding DUF3562 domain-containing protein, giving the protein MVQNRVSVNEIVQAIASETHTPADAVSRLYEETLAEYSEGARVRDYLTVLVAKRVRETLRNRTH; this is encoded by the coding sequence ATGGTTCAGAACCGCGTCAGCGTCAACGAGATCGTCCAGGCAATCGCTTCCGAAACCCACACGCCCGCCGACGCGGTGTCGCGGCTTTACGAAGAAACGCTCGCCGAATACAGTGAAGGCGCACGGGTGCGGGATTATCTGACCGTGCTCGTCGCGAAGCGGGTGAGAGAGACACTGCGCAATCGAACGCATTGA
- a CDS encoding chemotaxis protein CheW, translating to MNAILKAPRAARMGGQDTARDAQEFVTFRLGAEEYGIDILRVQEIRSYEEPTHIANAPAFIKGVINLRGAIVPIIDLRLKFALDSAEYNTSTVVIVLNVAARTVGVVVDAVSDVLELAAADRRPAPEFGAAIDTGFITDLGSIAGEDGDRMLILLDIERLIASADIGRVG from the coding sequence ATGAATGCAATTCTGAAAGCGCCGCGCGCGGCGCGCATGGGCGGACAGGACACGGCACGCGATGCGCAGGAGTTCGTCACGTTCCGCCTCGGCGCCGAGGAATATGGAATCGACATCCTGCGCGTGCAGGAAATCCGGTCGTACGAAGAGCCGACGCACATCGCGAACGCGCCGGCGTTCATCAAGGGCGTGATCAACCTGCGCGGCGCGATCGTGCCGATCATCGACCTGCGCCTGAAGTTCGCGCTCGATTCCGCCGAGTACAACACGTCGACCGTGGTGATCGTGCTGAACGTCGCGGCGCGCACGGTGGGCGTCGTCGTCGACGCGGTGAGCGACGTGCTCGAACTCGCGGCCGCCGACCGGCGGCCGGCGCCCGAATTCGGCGCGGCGATCGACACCGGCTTCATCACGGATCTCGGATCGATCGCGGGCGAAGACGGCGACCGGATGCTGATTCTGCTCGACATCGAGCGGCTGATTGCGTCGGCCGACATCGGGCGAGTCGGTTGA